TCTCATACATCAACAAGAATAAATATAGGAAGCCGCTTTTATCAGTTAGTTAGTTAGTTAGTTAGTTAGTTGGTTGGTTGGTTGGTTGGTTGGTCGGTCGATGAATCGAGCATTGGGAAAGCTCAAGTACGGAGATTGTTATGAGGCAAATTCAGTACTCCTTTTTTTTCAACCATTTcatttgccttctctcttttctttctgAATCTTCGGTCACGCTTACCTTGTGGAACCGTCAGACAAACTGAAAATGAACTGCTTATGTTTTTTCTTATAGGGCTCATTAGTACTGCAGCAAGTAGTACAAGTACACAGTGACCGCATAGCATCCTCCATGTTATTAGACTATATTATCTATATATTTTTTTATCTTTACTAATTTTGAACTTCTCGTGACGCGATAATAAAAATTTGGCAATTGTAGGATGAGGAGTTCGCTGCTGATGTTCCTCAGAAAAATACAGGAATTTGTGACAGCAATGACGACTTTGTTCCATTGATAGTGAGTTTTCTATTGCTTTAGTTCTCTTGTATATGCACCAATTGCATCACACATGGACCCATTCACAGCATCATTTTTAGTCAAAACATAATGTCTAACATCATCACAATAGTTCCTCGTTTTCATTTCCATCTCGATCATAATTTTCATAAAATACAATCATTGACATCAAAGATGTCACAGTGGCTGTCAAGAACTCCAATGGCATTGACATAGCCAATCTGATGAAGCACTCGGCAGAGAACCGCGGGATCAAGGGCTTCGACGGAGGCGACGCCGTCGACCTGATCTCGCTGCTCACGGAAGAGTGTGACGTGCTCATCCCGGCAGCTCTGGGAGGAGTCATAAACAAgtaatcttcttcttcctcgtcccAGCTCACTTCATCCTATCTTCTATCAGATTACTGCTCTGAAGCTCAGTTAAAGTATCATCATGGCTGTTATTTTTTCTGTATCTGAAAAAAATTGTTAATAAAAAGTCTGTTCGATTTTCGGATTTTGGCAAGTACTACCAGGCAGCATAGCAACCCACATTGCAATTTATATTTTGCTGAATTTTAACTGACAACCCTGCTGAAAAGCTAAACCGCTGTTTGATTGGCTTGGCAGTGTGAGAAGGCAGGCCGTCCCAACGTGCCGGTGGCGGAGGGCAGCGCCGAGCCTCTCAAGGTATACCCCGCTCACAGAATCTGTCGTTTCGCTGCTTGTTACCGCATTTGCCAAACATTCGAATACAACTGTTCAGAGATTAGATAATGTCTCAGCTATTCAGCACACATTCAGTAGCATGCAAAGCTTCCTCAGAATGGACTCAATATATATACTATTATCCCAAACGGAAGTTGACAGTCATGTCTGAAACCTTGGTTTATTAAGCAAATCTGCAAAACCTGACTATTTTTCGCAAAACCTGACTATTCTGTCTGGCCACATTTATCTTCAGTATTCAGAACGCACCATCTTCTGAACTTGCATATTTAGTACGTCGTATGTATCAGCAGTCCACACATTAATTAACATGGAAAGCTTTCTCAGAATGGACTAGACATCTCTAATGGAAGTTGCGAATCGAGTCTGACACTTTGGTTTGTTAAGAAAATCTGCAATACCTGCCTATTGTAATTGTACCGTTTATCTTcagtttttcttcttctcctaGGGACAATGTTGATGCCATCAAAGCGAAGTACATCATCGAGGCTGCTAACCACCCAACAGACCCCGAGGCCGACGAGGCAAGAACACCAACATTTTGCCACAAAACTAAGCTGCATTTGTTGACGCATTTCACACGTTGACTTATAGTAGAGAAATGTACATGTTCATGGTGCAGAGAAGGGTGTGCTGGTCCTAGCAGACATCATGGCCAACTCCGGCGGAGTGATGGTGAGCTACTTCGAGTGGGTGCAGAACATCGAGGTGTTCATGTGGGACGAGGAGAAGGTGAATCGGGAGCTCAAGACGTACATGACCCGCGCCTCAAACATAGTTCTGATTATTTAGGCAATGTATGTCGCCGTATAAAATGGACAGTAATTATGTATAGTATATCTTCGACCAGAATTGGCTCAATTTGGAAGAATGCCTACTTTATATGAATTTCTTGCCCGCTTTGCACGCGTTGCTACAAGTGCATTATCATGCCTCAGCCATAATCATTCTGCACAAATATGGAAAGAAGTGTGGCCCCCTATTTTAGTCATCTCTGTCATGTTCGCGTGCACAACCTATTTTGCCAATGAGCAAGTTTAGCATCTGTTTGTTCTTCGATGATCTTATGTTGCTTGCCTGGTTCTCATTGTTGTCCTAGTTGTCTAGTTAGTAAGCAGAACTCTGTTATAGTAAAGCTAGCTGGGACGTCTGTTTCAGTATTGTTACCCAACAGACTTAGACCTAGATTTATTAGTTGTAAATTTGTTAGCTCCATGTATCGCGTTAGTTTCGATGCAAAACACAAGCTGCAATGTATCAACTCTTGTCTGACATGTCTATGTCAGTAAAACAATGGTACATTGTGTTCCTGATGCTATTCTTTCTTATTTTCTGTAGGAGAGGCTGGCATTTGATAATACGGTTCTGTGTGTGCATTGACTGCTGGTGCTGCAGCCTGAATTTTTTCTTGTGGAGTGGAGCGAAGTAATCCATCAAGCTAGCTGCATTATTGATTCTGTTATTTTTGCTGGCGAGGTAATAATCTCCCACTCAACTCGTGATGTGAGAGATAGTAGTGTAACCATGATATTTACATCATTGCTCATGTGTTCTATATGCTATGATTTTTCTTCCTTAATTACCCTGCCTCAGCCATAATCATCATGCATTTGTAAGTAGTCACTTATGGTAGTGTTTTAAATGTAAGGATACTCCGATGCAGATAGGTTTGGATCAGATGGTGCAAATGATAGAAGTGGAACATGCAGCTCATTAGCTGTTTTTTTAAGAACCAATGAAAAGTCAAGCATTTGGATGGACATAAGTGTACAAATAATATGCAAAAACATCAGAACATAAGTGTAGTCTTTAATTCAAAGAACATGCTATGAAGATCAATCATTTGGAACTGCCCTTGAAGTGCCTCTCCGTGTAGCCCATTCATGGCTGTACGAATGGGCTGGACACGGTGTTTGATGGTTTGCGTTTGCATCTTTTCAACTCCACTTGTTTAGCGATAGTCTCAGTGTCAAATTGTTGTTTCACTACTAGGAGGGGCATTCTTCCTCGGGCGTCCACGTTTACACTTTGGGGCACCGGATGTCTCTGGTTTGTTTGTAACATCAGGGTTGATGACAATCGTGACGTTGTTGTCTGCACCTTTTCGTTCCTATGTAATGTTGGCTTCGTACTCGTCCTTCTGTAGAGGAAATAGTGGTGCGTTACATTCAATCATGAAAGGTAGGAACTACATGACATGAAATGCTAGTTGTGTAGAACTTACCGTTATAGGATTCTTGTATGATTTTTTCCGAAGCTTGTGATTACTGATTAATGAGTATGCCACATTCAATGTTGGAGTGTTAAATTTAGAAAATATGAATTTTCTTGGAAATCAATGTTAAATTTAGCACTTCAAGTACTCCTCGTCTGGACCCCGACTACCGGTAGTTAACGGTGATTCGGACTTGGACTACCGTTAATGCTGAGTCCGAACGAGTAAGGCCGGTAGTTGTGGGCCATCCACTACAAGTAGTACTATGACCATGGCTCTTCACGTCTAGTACTACGGGTCCTCCGGATACATCACTAACACCACGAGTCGTCTGATACTACCAGTACCACTGTTTGATCCCTGGATCCCTTTTAGCACAAAGGGTCATCCGGAAATGCTAACATCATGAGTCGTCCCCAACGAGTAAGGCCGATTCTCATGACAACACTTGGCTATCACCAGTATGTGTATCCCGAACCAAAAACTATGTTCACATGGTGGCCAGCTGGGCGGTCCCACCAATAGCACTTCAAGTACTCCTCGTCATAAAATGTTGCATGCTTTAGAAGGGCTAAAGAAATGTCATTTGTACATTGTCAAGAATTGTGCATTCTCAGATGATGCACAATTCTCATATGATAGTGACGATGACATGTATGAACAGGTTGGTTATATTGCCAAGTTCCTTCTTATTATACAAAAAATGGCCACATCATTTGCATGTTGATCTAAATACCTTTCGTATGCTTTTGGACAGGACATGTCTGAGGAAGACATATATTCGTGTGGGTACATGGATATGGGCGAGAGGAACATGGGCGAATATGGGTCATCGCCCAAAAGGAAGAAACTTGCAGATAACAATCCGAAGAAGGCATTGCTTTTCGGCAGCAGTGACGAGCCTCTTTTGTAGGCTTTTGGTTTTTCTACAATTTCAAGCTTTAGAGCTGAATTATTGTCCCAAGTAGTGTTCATATTATTTCCGAACCAACAATCACTTCATTCAAGTGACAATTGTGAGACTATGTTTACAATAATAGGCTTTCAACTTTGAGTTGTTGCTCAATTTTTAGATGAAAGGTTCCTTTGATGCCCGCATACTAAATTCTGGCTTTTACTATTTTTGTATTGCATATGCTGCACCAGTCCAAACCAGTGTTATCTCACGCAACAGTCCATGCCACTGGTTGGTGATTTCTGATGCATGTTAGAATGATTTGCATCATTCAGAAACAGTAAGAATGATTAGCAACATGAGCTGAGCATCAGTCAAAAACAGCAAGAATGATTAATTAATCGATCAATTTTACTAAATTCTTATACTTTTTTAACTCTTCGGCATCTCCGTAATGTCAATTAATCCACCGTTTTACTAGGAATCTCACCACATTATGGATTGATGCAAATTTGCACAGGCACATTTCATGAAACAAGCAAAGAATATTACCTACCCTTCTCTGATTTGTTGTAAAAGAACTCTGAATTATAGGAGGGGGCTAATAGCTGGCCACAACAGACTAAAGCAAAGAACCTAAAGGAGGGGGCTAATAGCGGCACACAAGCagacacacacatgcatgtgttcAATTACAACAACCGGAGAAATGACTACATACTCATGAAAGCCAAGAACTCATTGAACATCATCTTCAACCTCCCACATACTCATTAAATCTATGATGTTTTTTGTACAGACAAGCACACCCTGCCTACCATCAGTCTTCTCTGCCTTGGCTGAGAATCTAGAACCACGGACTTTTTTCTCTGCCTGCTTGATCTTCTTAGCGCGTTTGATCTTCTCAGCAGACCAACATGTAGCTGCCTGCCACTCCGGGTCACCTGAAGAATATGAAGAAATATTTACAAAAGTTTAAGAAATTGCACAGCGTCGGCAGAAAGTGTGATGTCGCAGTTATAACCCCGGATCTCAACTACATATGGGAATCTATGTTCTGTTCTCTTGTTCTAAAGATAAAAACTTATACTAAGTGATGCTCTTGGTGCTTAAATATAATGGATATTGCAACAACGAAGTTCAATTCAATGTTGTTGCTACTGCACTGCTTTTACAAGATTCAGATTTATGCTAGCTACAAATTGTACATACCGTGCCATCCAATGGACAATTCTATGCACCGTTTATACAGTACTAGATGAGTGGTATTTAAATCTGTGCATTGCTTTTCATGGCAACCAATCATAACACAGCAGTTGACATGATATAAAAACTCATAATTGTCGATGGTTGGTCATGTTCTGACAGAACTATTTGGCTGCAGCATATCTTCAGAAGTGAATTATAATATGGTGTATAATGAAGCTAATTATTCTTGCAAGTGGTCACATAGTCTTTTTACAATCAGAATCACTGATAAGACACATTCAGTGGGGTTGGAACATGTTTACGATAAATTACCTTTAAAACAAGCTCAAAGTATCCAATATCAGAATCCAGTGAGTCGGAGTATAAGGCTTGACTAATTCCTCACCAGTAGCATCCTTCCCTCTGAAGTCGGTTAACAAAATACAGAAAGCGGAATCAGAATATTCGAGTCACTCCATGTACCAAAAAAAGGGGTAAGTATATTTTTCATCCGTCAACTCTAGAGAAAATTCAGAAATCGTCCCTCAACTCCAAAACCACCAAAACTCAGTCTCTCAACTAATTAAACCGGATACTTTTCAACCCTGGTAACGCTTAAGGTGGTTTTAGTATGACGTGGACCCTGGTTTTGACTAAAATGGGCCATGTAGCCTGGTTTTGACTATTAGCGGGCACCCTGccggctctctctctctctctctctcattttcTCAATCCCCTTTCTCACTCACAAAACAGAGCAGGCGGTGGTGGCGATTTAGGCAGCGGCGGTCTGGCCCGGTGGCGACCCAGGCAGGGCGGTGGCTGTCTGCTGATTACTGCATTCCTGGGCACGATAGGCTGCGCTCTTGACCCATGAGACCAAGTGACGGCGACGGCGACTTGTGGAGCCAGTTCAAGCAGATGGCATCCTCGGCAAGTTCAAGCCGCCCCTGTATGAATTGTTGTGCACAAGGATGAGCTGCTGCTGGAGAAGACTGTTGACTTACAAGTGCAGAAGAAGAGGAATGTTATGCAGTTTGTTGTACTGATGTGTTTCATCACAACAGTTGTGTATGCTTTCATGACGTATATGTAGGCAATTGAGTACTAATTTGTAGACAAGTTGGTGAGAACTAGAAGTGGTATGTAATCTGACTATGCTAATTTTTCATGGAAAATTCAGTTTGCTGCCACATTGCATGGCAATTGAATGTCCAGCAATTGAGCAATCTGACTATGCGTTAACAGTAATGGTACGCATTggaagtggttgtggcaggagtGCTCTGCATAGAGCTGAccatatgtgtgtgtgtgtgtttttctTTCTTCATCCTGGGCAACTCCAACATATGTTCAGCATTTCATTGATAATATATTTTGTCCCAAAACTGGACAGCCCGATAAGGTCTGAACAAAGAAAGTGTATACCATATTTTGAATTGAATAAATTTAGTGAACATAGCTTAACAAAATCTGAATATAACTGAACATAGTCTAGACATTTCAGAGCGTTGTACTGAATTCAGTTGGACATAGTCTGGAATGCAGCAAATAATTTTGTCGACGGGATACTAAATGTGAAAATGAATCACACAAACAGTTTAAAAATCACCTAGAATCTGCAGGTGCAGAACCATGCAAACTAAATCATGCTGCAACTTTGGACTCAAGTTAAAATTTCAGAATCTCCTATGGATCAAGGATTCCCAGTTGCACTACGTAAGGTGGCCGGCTGCGCAAATACAGATTTGCAGCAGTTTAATTCCTCATACAGCCGGAGACTGTCTGACTTGACACGcgggtcggggggggggggggggaggtacCTTTGCTCGCCGGCGTTGATGGGCGTCGCCGGCTGCTTGACGGAGGGAGGTGCTGcaggggggtgggggtggggggcaAGGGAGACTTCGGCTGGCCGGCGCGCCGCAGCGGATCCCCGGAACCCTGGTGGCAGGAGCAGATCGAAACCAGGGAGGCGGGCCGCTGGTGCTTGCCCTCGATCGGGGCCGCCGCGGGATCTCTCGATTGGAACGGCGaaaagggcggcggcggctatgcGACGAGAAACACAACTGTGTGTGTGGGGACGGGGGGCTAATCCTCCTGCAGAACGGATGGGAGGAACTTTTTTACTATTCTACCCTTTTGACCAAAAAATAATTCTTTAACTAATTTCCCAGATCTGACGGTCAGGAAAAATTGGAGGTGGAGTTACATGAAATTACGAGTTGTAActcgccaatcaccctaaaagaGCTCATATAAAATATATCATAAGGGATATCGACAAATAGCAATACAATAATCAATCAGGTTTAATAGGGGTGTTCTTGCATTAGATTCGTCAATTTTGAATATGCAACCCAACATGTGTACGTATTCCCCTAATAATGAAAGATAAAATGGAGAGGAAACTCTTAATAAACTTTGTAATAATATATAAGAACCATTGTAGCAGTAAGATTAATAAAGTAGCATCTTTTTAGAAGGAAATAAAACTACAGGCAAGTATTCTTTCTTCTTCGTGAATATATAACTTAATGCATTTTATTATCTAAGTCGTGAACTTTACGCTCGCCTTGAATGATATATATGCTATCAGATATATATTGTTTTATTCCTGTGTCAATCGTGATTTTACATAATCTGATCAAAAGACATTGCCCTACCATAGTTGTTTTTATCACACTTTTTTTGAGAGAGTTTTTATCACACATTACCTCAAACACATGATGCGCAGCTTTAAAAGGTAACTGAACGCTGATGTTAAATTCATGGTCTGCTCTGAAAACTTGACTCCACGAGGTTTCAAACAGAAGGCAAACAACAAGCCGGCCAGCCACACGCACTCATAGCACGCCGGCAGCCAACATGCACGCACAAACCTGAAGGCAGCCGAACACCACGCGCGCCGGTCGACTGGGCATCCTCTCGCAGCCAGAACTCAAGCACATCAGGCGGACAacatcacacacacacgcacaacaTGCGGCCAACATTACGCACGCACAACACGCCAGACGGCTGTCTCGCCTAAAACGACGCAGCCCGGCCACGCAGCCGCCGCGCGACCTAGCCCGCTCCGACCACGTAGGTTGCCAAGAATCCGGATCGTCCGGGTCGAGAATCGCTACCCTCCGGGACGAGGTGCGATGAGGGATATGCATCTTCGGAACGTCAATTGGGAACGTGGATCGCGATCCAAACATTTTTGGGTCGATGACCCCGGGTCATGGTGATTTTTCCATGGAAGGAAACAAAGATCCCGTCGTTCCCCCTGAAAAGATTAGCGCAGTGATTTATTTCCCTTCCCACTTCATCAGAAAAAACGGGGCCACAAGCAGCTGTCTACGGCGTGATCTTCTCGTCTGCGTTGTTTGCAGAGACTATCCCCCTAATCTCTCATCATCAGTTCAGCTGCCCCTTCTTCCTTGTGCAGTTTTCATTCCCTAACCAGCATTGGATTCTCAAGCTGCGGCGGCGAGTAGGGTGCGTATCCATTAATGGTGTGACTGCGGGAGCAGGAAGGGAAAGGGCGCATATGGCCGCAGGCAGCTCGCCGACCTGCACTCGAGTGGCGGGTCACGGAAGGGCGGAGACCAACAGTCCAGCAGAGTTGAGTACTTCAGAGCGCGATTGGCAGGTAAGCCTCGATCCACCATGAACTCCCAATTCCCCACAGATCCCCTGCCTTCTCCTTGCGATCTTCCATATCGATCTGGGCTATCATCCCTCGATTGGGGTCGCGATCCGCCCAATGACCCACCTTGACCCCACCTCGTACCCGATCCTTGATTAGGGTCGATCGACCCCGGGTCGGGGAACGCACCCTCGACCCGCGAACCCTGGCTACTATCTACGTCCTAGCTGGCCTCGTCATGGCGCACCCTAGTTGTTGCTGATGTATGCACTGGCTGCCACCACAGTGCGAGTGCTTAGTCCGTCGCACGCCTCCTCTGGCCGGCCGCTGCATGTCTTCTCTGGCCGGCCGCCGCGAGCACTGTCTGCTGCGCTCGATTTATGTCACGGTCGATGCCCACCGCCCTCGTTCCTTCCGGTGTACAGAGAGAGGGAGGGCGAGCAGCGAGAGAGAGGAGAAGAATTCCTTGCCGCATCGGCGACCCAGCCTGCTTCGGCGCACTCAGCCTCGCCATCTCCTTGCCGCATCGGCCAGGAGTCTGTTGTGCTCGACCTCGTAGGAGTTATATCGTACCATCGACGCCGGTGAACCGTTTGGTTTTTTCAGTTACCCGTGTGTAGATCTATTTTTTTAATCTCAGCCGTCAATCTTCAATCAAAATCAACGGATATAAAGAGATGGCGTATGGAGAACTATGAAAGGTTCCGTCTTTTAAtattaggtatagatatagatatagatatagatatttTTAGTGTCAACTTGATTTCGATCAGGTCAAAAGCTGGAATTTAATTCTCTTGCAAAAACTTGTTAGAAACCCGTGACTTAAAGGGTACCGTCCTCTCGTGGGTTCGATAACTCACGGTCAACTACTGGGAAAAAGGCGAGAATCCTTTATGCTCCTTTACTCGATCACTAAAGGGACTAATCAAGCGGGTGTCGTCCTGTAATGGTTGGGGCTCAGGCGGTCCGACGAGGGTGCACGGCGTGTGTTGGGTCACTTTTCCCCGTTCCGATATGTGGGGTGTATCCGGCTCGGTCGTTGGTGTCTCAACCTCTAACAAACCTGGGCCGCTGAGGCTGTATAGTGAGGGGATGTTCGGGAACGGTGCTATGTTTGCGCTAACCGGAGTCCTATGAGCAactccaagcttaattcctgctcgtcctcgagtaggtaaatgataaaaacgaaTTTTTTATgttgaatgctacctaacatgtttatcatGTAATCTCTTTACGGTATAAATATTGAGAAACGATAAATTAACAACATCAACATAATAATAtctgtaacacccccagtgttaAGCCACAGTAATCTCCCTCTAATGGCGGTCATCATGCTTAACTAAGCCAAATTGCCACTTGTCCAAAAATCAAGTCCAATTCAATTCAAATTGCATGTAAAATATTTACATCCTCAGTCATGCAAGAAACATAGTTCATATTATGGCAAATATTCCATAAATAATTGTCATGATGAAACCAACCTTTTTTGGATTCCCAAAATGCCCCTGGATTTTAAAACAGTGGTCCAGCAGCCCTTTTTCAGCTCTTTTAAATGCCAGCAAAATTCAAATGGTTTCCGAACTGCCTCAAACCTTTTGTGCCAGCTCAGAATATTGCAAAGTATTTAATGTGGCAAGTGACACTTTTTACAAAAGTCATTTGGTGCTCCATTTAAATGCAAAACAGTAGCTAAAATGGAAAGCAGAGAAAAGGGGAAAAACTGACTGTGCACTCAGCTGGCCCAGCCTAGGCCAGCAGTCATCTCCCTCCTCCACCCCTCTGTGTCGGCCGCCAGCGCGCGCACGCCATGGCCCCCCAACACGATGGCCGACAGCAGCCGCtacaggagctccaggacgcgcaTATGGTCGCCCTCGACCTCCCCATCCACCCCCGCGACTAACCCTAGCGCTACTCGCCCCCAACCCTTCTCCCTCGCTCGTTTCTGAGCTCGCCCGAGCACCTCTATACGAGCGCCGCCGTCGCTCGCGTGGCCATCGGCTACTCCTCGCCGCGCGAACATGTCCCGAGGCACCGCCGTCCTCTTCTGCACCGACCACAAGCACCGGGTCGAGCGAGCCATCAGCTAATTCTTTTCACTGTCCTGGTTCATTCTTTTTATTCCTTAATCAGTTTTTATTTCGTATTATGATGCATTTAGAGTTGAAATGTTGTTTATTCTGTTGTAGCTATATATTATGATGCATTGCTAACATGGTGCTTCCAATTTTGATATGTAGGACTTGTAAGCAATGACATCTATTATATTTGGAACCATGGCCCCAAGTTTGGTGGTGGATTTGATTGTCGGTACTGCCCCCTAATCACTAGAGGAGGAGGTGCAACCCGCTTTAGGGAGCACCTTGGTGGTATACCAGGTGAAgtgagggtgtgccccaatgttcCAAGAAATGTGCGTGCTGCAATGAGGGACTCCCGGGATGACGCAAGGCGGAAGAAGAGGGAAAAGACAAATCGTAAGCTCCGCTTGGAACAAGATATCATGGAAGGGTTGTACCACGGAGAAGGGGTGATAAATATCGAAGAAGATGATGCTGAACAGATTCAGACCGCACTTCGGGAGACACTAAGAGACAAGAATATCTCCCGTGCAGGAAGACTAACGGGTGGATGAACAGGAAGTCTGAAGTGAAGGTCTCTGTTCGATTCAATACTTTTGATGCAAGACTGAAGGGTTGAAGAACAGGAAGTCCGAATTGCACTTTCTGTTTGCATTTTGGGGTTGGCGTATTTGAACTTTGAATGCCTTGTTAAGTTCATCATGAACTGTAATTCTGAACCGTTATGGACATTCATTTGGACTCTTAATCTGGACTATTAAGTCGCATGTTAATCTAGACTATCATGTTACTTTCCGAATGGTTGCTGCTCTCTGAATTGTTGGACTATGCTACTTTCTGAATGGCTGTCGCTGGAGTGTTAATTTTCAGTCTGACGTGTAATGATTTGATGAATAGATTTTGCTGTATGatttttggatgcatattttcCTAAAGATTATGATATTCATTTGTTGTTCTGTTGTATTTCAAATTTCTGGGAAAATTTCGTTCAATTTTCGTCTAATTTTCGTTCAGTTTTCGTCCCAAAATTCAAATTTTCGTTTGTGATTTTCATCCGAAATTCTCTGAATTTTTTCGAAAAAACAAATTTCGTTCAGCGGCGGTAAAAATTGAAAAACAAAATCCAAAATTCtggccgggactaaaggcttagTCTCGGCTGGCAGCTTGAACCGGGACTAGAGGatgacctttagtcccggtttgatcaaccaaccgggactaaaggtccccctcCTGCAAAAGTTGCTGCTCTAGCCGTTGGGCAGGGGATGTTAATTCCGGTTGGTGGATCCAACTGGGACTAATCCATTCTTTAGTCCCGGGCCCAAAAATGATTGGGACTAAAGCCCTGTACCAAAAGTTTGTTCTCTACTAGTGCTATGTCTCGTAAGATTCTAGCCCGTGCGAGAGTACGGGTTGGACTAGTTATTAAC
The sequence above is a segment of the Aegilops tauschii subsp. strangulata cultivar AL8/78 chromosome 6, Aet v6.0, whole genome shotgun sequence genome. Coding sequences within it:
- the LOC109784681 gene encoding glutamate dehydrogenase 1, mitochondrial-like codes for the protein MAVKNSNGIDIANLMKHSAENRGIKGFDGGDAVDLISLLTEECDVLIPAALGGVINNVRRQAVPTCRWRRAAPSLSRDNVDAIKAKYIIEAANHPTDPEADEARTPTFCHKTKLHLLTHFTR